A window of Nicotiana tabacum cultivar K326 chromosome 24, ASM71507v2, whole genome shotgun sequence contains these coding sequences:
- the LOC107792411 gene encoding transcription factor MYB124 isoform X1 has translation MQQNMKKSSNSGEAAKPKERHIVSWSQEWICSELQEDDILREQIRIHGTDNWTIIASKFKDKTTRQCRRRWFTYLNSDFKKGGWSPEEDMLLCEAQKIFGNRWTEIAKVVSGRTDNAVKNRFTTLCKKRAKHEALAKENSNSFVNLNNKRVIFPDGLNIDRITEAAAPFKKLRTSHISDVRQNCDSGEKSFGDCGTTHPLLRHPFAVLAQNFRNAGKNLTSHQQTTENDNKTQGTFLKKDDPKVQALMQQAELLSSLAMKVNTENTDQSLENAWKILQDFLHQTKEGDMLKFQIPEMNLGPNDYKDLIADSKSSNEGSRPSWRQPALSEDSAGSSEYSTGSTLLSHALADKTEESQAEVCAHHQDIESELRTSQLSDQDTLPVRGEEKVNDGPATAECEFLDTDFTSPLQVTPLFRSLAAEIPTPKFSESERQFLLKTLGVESTSPYPGTNLTQPPSCKRALLHSL, from the exons ATGCAACAGAATATGAAGAAAAGTTCAAATAGTGGTGAAGCTGCTAAACCTAAAGAAAGACATATTGTTTCTTGGTCTCAAGAG TGGATTTGTTCTGAGTTGCAGGAGGATGATATACTAAGAGAGCAAATTCGAATCCATGGAACTGACAA TTGGACGATCATAGCATCGAAGTTCAAGGATAAAACAACAAGGCAATGCAGAAGAAG ATGGTTCACTTATTTGAACTCTGATTTCAAGAAAGGGGGATGGTCACCTGAAGAAGATATGCTTTTATGTGAG GCTCAAAAGATTTTTGGTAACAGATGGACAGAAATTGCCAAGGTGGTTTCAGGCAG AACGGATAATGCTGTGAAGAATCGATTCACTACACTGTGCAAAAAGAGAGCTAAACATGAAGCTTTGGCTAAAGAAAACAGCAATTCATTCGTTAACCTAAATAACAAGAGGGTTATATTTCCAGATGGTCTCAATATTGACAGAATAACAGAAGCTGCTGCTCCTTTTAAAAAGCTGAG GACGAGCCACATCTCAGATGTCCGTCAAAATTGTGACAGCGGAGAAAAATCTTTTGGTGATTGTGGAACTACACATCCACTACTAAGACATCCATTTGCAGTACTAGCTCAAAACTTTCGTAACGCTGGGAAAAACTTGACATCTCATCAGCAGACAACTGAAAATG ACAACAAAACTCAAGGAACATTCCTTAAGAAAGATGATCCAAAGGTACAAGCTTTGATGCAACAAGCGGAGCTGCTAAGCTCACTGGCTATGAAAGTTAATACAGAGAATACAGATCAAAGCCTTGAAAATGCTTGGAAG ATACTCCAAGATTTTCTTCATCAAACAAAGGAAGGTGATATGCTCAAGTTCCAGATCCCTGAGATGAATCTTGGACCTAATGATTATAAGGACCTGATAGCAGATTCGAAGAGCAGTAATGAAGGCAGTCGACCATCTTGGAG GCAACCTGCTTTATCTGAAGATTCTGCTGGCAGCTCTGAGTATAGTACTGGATCAACTCTGCTCTCCCATGCGTTGGCCGATAAAACAGAAGAAAGCCAAGCCGAAGTGTGTGCGCACCATCAGGATATTGAATCTGAACTACGAACTTCTCAGTTGAGTGATCAAG ATACTTTGCCAGTTCGTGGTGAAGAAAAAGTGAATGATGGACCAGCTACAGCTGAATGTGAATTTCTGGATACAGATTTCACTTCTCCTCTTCAAGTAACTCCACTGTTCAGATCTTTAGCTGCAGAAATTCCCACCCCAAAGTTTTCGGAAAGT GAGAGGCAATTCCTATTGAAAACACTTGGAGTGGAGTCCACATCCCCGTATCCAGGCACAAATCTTACACAACCTCCATCGTGCAAAAGAGCCCTCCTCCACAGTCTATAA
- the LOC107792411 gene encoding transcription factor MYB124 isoform X2 translates to MQQNMKKSSNSGEAAKPKERHIVSWSQEEDDILREQIRIHGTDNWTIIASKFKDKTTRQCRRRWFTYLNSDFKKGGWSPEEDMLLCEAQKIFGNRWTEIAKVVSGRTDNAVKNRFTTLCKKRAKHEALAKENSNSFVNLNNKRVIFPDGLNIDRITEAAAPFKKLRTSHISDVRQNCDSGEKSFGDCGTTHPLLRHPFAVLAQNFRNAGKNLTSHQQTTENDNKTQGTFLKKDDPKVQALMQQAELLSSLAMKVNTENTDQSLENAWKILQDFLHQTKEGDMLKFQIPEMNLGPNDYKDLIADSKSSNEGSRPSWRQPALSEDSAGSSEYSTGSTLLSHALADKTEESQAEVCAHHQDIESELRTSQLSDQDTLPVRGEEKVNDGPATAECEFLDTDFTSPLQVTPLFRSLAAEIPTPKFSESERQFLLKTLGVESTSPYPGTNLTQPPSCKRALLHSL, encoded by the exons ATGCAACAGAATATGAAGAAAAGTTCAAATAGTGGTGAAGCTGCTAAACCTAAAGAAAGACATATTGTTTCTTGGTCTCAAGAG GAGGATGATATACTAAGAGAGCAAATTCGAATCCATGGAACTGACAA TTGGACGATCATAGCATCGAAGTTCAAGGATAAAACAACAAGGCAATGCAGAAGAAG ATGGTTCACTTATTTGAACTCTGATTTCAAGAAAGGGGGATGGTCACCTGAAGAAGATATGCTTTTATGTGAG GCTCAAAAGATTTTTGGTAACAGATGGACAGAAATTGCCAAGGTGGTTTCAGGCAG AACGGATAATGCTGTGAAGAATCGATTCACTACACTGTGCAAAAAGAGAGCTAAACATGAAGCTTTGGCTAAAGAAAACAGCAATTCATTCGTTAACCTAAATAACAAGAGGGTTATATTTCCAGATGGTCTCAATATTGACAGAATAACAGAAGCTGCTGCTCCTTTTAAAAAGCTGAG GACGAGCCACATCTCAGATGTCCGTCAAAATTGTGACAGCGGAGAAAAATCTTTTGGTGATTGTGGAACTACACATCCACTACTAAGACATCCATTTGCAGTACTAGCTCAAAACTTTCGTAACGCTGGGAAAAACTTGACATCTCATCAGCAGACAACTGAAAATG ACAACAAAACTCAAGGAACATTCCTTAAGAAAGATGATCCAAAGGTACAAGCTTTGATGCAACAAGCGGAGCTGCTAAGCTCACTGGCTATGAAAGTTAATACAGAGAATACAGATCAAAGCCTTGAAAATGCTTGGAAG ATACTCCAAGATTTTCTTCATCAAACAAAGGAAGGTGATATGCTCAAGTTCCAGATCCCTGAGATGAATCTTGGACCTAATGATTATAAGGACCTGATAGCAGATTCGAAGAGCAGTAATGAAGGCAGTCGACCATCTTGGAG GCAACCTGCTTTATCTGAAGATTCTGCTGGCAGCTCTGAGTATAGTACTGGATCAACTCTGCTCTCCCATGCGTTGGCCGATAAAACAGAAGAAAGCCAAGCCGAAGTGTGTGCGCACCATCAGGATATTGAATCTGAACTACGAACTTCTCAGTTGAGTGATCAAG ATACTTTGCCAGTTCGTGGTGAAGAAAAAGTGAATGATGGACCAGCTACAGCTGAATGTGAATTTCTGGATACAGATTTCACTTCTCCTCTTCAAGTAACTCCACTGTTCAGATCTTTAGCTGCAGAAATTCCCACCCCAAAGTTTTCGGAAAGT GAGAGGCAATTCCTATTGAAAACACTTGGAGTGGAGTCCACATCCCCGTATCCAGGCACAAATCTTACACAACCTCCATCGTGCAAAAGAGCCCTCCTCCACAGTCTATAA
- the LOC107792410 gene encoding UDP-galactose/UDP-glucose transporter 3: protein MESHGAGLRRVLVLAFCVAGIWSAYIYQGVLQETVSTKRFGPNNERFEHLAFLNLAQNVVCLVWSFIMLKIWSNGKSGGAPWWSYWSAGITNTIGPAMGIEALKYISYPAQVLAKSSKMIPVMLMGTLVYGIRYTVPEYVCTLLVAGGVSMFALSKTSSKTISKLAHPNAPLGYGLCFLNLAFDGFTNATQDSISARYPKTSAWDIMFGMNLWGTIYNMMFMFGWPTASGYEAVHFCKQHPEAAWDILLYCLCGAVGQNFIFLTISRFGSLTNTTITTTRKFVSIVVSSVLSGNPLSEKQWTSVVMVFSGLSYQIYLKWRKLQRKSKKRKPM, encoded by the exons ATGGAATCGCACGGCGCCGGTCTCCGCCGTGTCCTTGTCCTGGCCTTCTGTGTCGCCGGTATTTGGTCCGCTTATATTTACCAAGGCGTTCTTCAAGAGACTGT GTCAACGAAGCGGTTTGGTCCTAACAATGAGAGGTTTGAACACTTGGCATTCCTAAACCTTGCGCAAAATGTAGTTTGTTTGGTATGGTCATTTATAA TGCTTAAGATTTGGTCTAATGGGAAGAGTGGTGGTGCTCCCTGGTGGAGTTATTGGAGTGCTGGTATTACAAATACTATCGGTCCCGCAATGGGGATTGAAGCGCTAAAGTACATTAGCTATCCTGCACAG GTCCTGGCAAAATCATCGAAAATGATTCCTG TAATGCTGATGGGAACACTAGTTTATGGCATAAGATACACAGTTCCGGAATATGTGTGCACTCTACTTGTTGCTGGTGGTGTATCAATGTTTGCTCTCTCAAAG ACTAGCTCGAAAACCATTAGTAAATTGGCACACCCAAATGCTCCACTTGGGTATGGGCTGTGCTTCCTAAACCTTGCCTTTGATGGTTTCACCAATGCTACTCAGGATTCAATTTCAGCAAG GTATCCTAAGACATCTGCTTGGGATATTATGTTTGGAATGAATTTATGGGGTACCATTTACAATATGATGTTCATGTTTGGCTGGCCAACTGCCAGTGGTTATGAGGCAGTTCATTTCTGTAAGCAGCATCCAGAGGCAGCATGGGACATTCTACTTTACTGCCTATGCGGTGCTGTGGGACAGAACTTCATTTTCCTAACAATTAGTCGATTTGGCTCTCTGACCAACACAACCATCACTACAACACGCAAGTTTGTGAGCATAGTTGTATCTTCTGTTTTAAGTGGCAATCCACTGTCAGAAAAGCAATGGACAAGCGTTGTCATGGTGTTCTCAGGATTATCTTACCAGATTTACTTGAAGTGGAGGAAGTTGCAGAGGAAGTCGAAGAAGAGGAAGCCCATGTAA